The proteins below come from a single Streptomyces spongiicola genomic window:
- the aroC gene encoding chorismate synthase, which yields MSRLRWLTAGESHGPALVATLEGLPAGVPVSTEMVADHLARRRLGYGRGARMKFERDEVTFLGGVRHGLTLGSPIAIMVGNTEWPKWEQVMAADPVDPAVLGELARNAPLTRPRPGHADLAGMQKYGFDEARPILERASARETAARVALGAVARSYLRETAGVEIVSHVTELAAAKAPRGVYPTPADVDRLDADPVRCLDADASKAMVAEIDQAHKDGDTLGGVVEVLAYGVPVGLGSHVHWDRRLDARLAAALMGIQAIKGVEVGDGFELARVPGSRAHDEIVRTEDGIRRSSGRSGGTEGGLATGELLRVRAAMKPIATVPRALMTVDVSTGETAAAHHQRSDVCAVPAAGIVAEAMVALVLADAVAEKFGGDSVPETRRNVRSYLENLAIR from the coding sequence TTGAGCAGGTTGCGTTGGCTGACCGCGGGGGAGTCGCACGGACCCGCACTGGTGGCGACGCTGGAGGGACTTCCCGCCGGCGTCCCGGTCAGCACGGAGATGGTGGCGGACCACCTGGCACGGCGGCGCCTGGGTTACGGACGCGGCGCGCGGATGAAGTTCGAGCGCGACGAGGTCACCTTCCTCGGCGGTGTGCGCCACGGGCTCACTCTGGGCTCCCCGATCGCGATCATGGTGGGCAACACCGAGTGGCCCAAGTGGGAGCAGGTCATGGCCGCCGACCCGGTGGACCCGGCCGTACTCGGTGAACTCGCCCGCAACGCCCCGCTGACCAGGCCCCGGCCCGGCCACGCCGACCTCGCGGGAATGCAGAAGTACGGCTTCGACGAGGCCCGCCCGATCCTGGAGCGCGCGAGCGCCCGGGAGACCGCGGCCCGGGTCGCCCTCGGGGCAGTCGCCCGCTCCTACCTCAGGGAGACCGCGGGCGTCGAGATCGTCTCGCATGTGACCGAACTCGCCGCCGCGAAGGCCCCGCGGGGGGTCTACCCGACCCCGGCCGACGTCGACAGGCTCGACGCAGACCCGGTGCGCTGCCTGGACGCCGACGCGTCGAAGGCGATGGTCGCGGAGATCGACCAGGCCCACAAGGACGGCGACACCCTCGGCGGTGTCGTCGAGGTGCTCGCCTACGGCGTCCCCGTCGGTCTCGGCTCGCACGTCCACTGGGACCGCCGCCTCGACGCCCGGCTCGCCGCCGCGCTGATGGGCATCCAGGCGATCAAGGGCGTCGAGGTCGGCGACGGCTTCGAACTGGCCCGGGTGCCCGGCTCCAGGGCCCATGACGAGATCGTCCGCACCGAGGACGGCATCCGCCGCTCCTCCGGCCGCTCCGGCGGCACCGAGGGCGGTCTGGCCACGGGCGAACTGCTGCGGGTGCGCGCCGCGATGAAGCCGATCGCGACCGTGCCGCGCGCGCTGATGACCGTCGACGTCAGCACCGGCGAGACCGCCGCCGCACACCATCAGCGCTCCGACGTGTGCGCCGTACCCGCCGCCGGCATCGTCGCCGAGGCGATGGTGGCGCTGGTGCTGGCGGACGCCGTCGCGGAGAAGTTCGGCGGTGACAGCGTCCCCGAGACCCGCCGCAACGTGCGGTCCTACCTCGAGAACCTGGCCATCCGGTGA
- a CDS encoding shikimate dehydrogenase, whose amino-acid sequence MERVAATDPRRAAVLGSPIAHSLSPVLHRAAYAALGLTGWSYDRFEVAEADLEGFLRGLDASWAGLSLTMPLKRAVIPLLDGISDTAAAVEAVNTVVIAEDGRRTGDNTDIPGMVAALRERGVAEVDHAAVLGAGATASSALAALGRICTGPVTAYVRSRARAEEMRGWGERLGVEVHAADWAEAAHALDAPLVVSTTPAGATDILVPYVPERPGTLFDVLYDPWPTPLAAAWTGQGGSLVGGLDLLVHQAVFQVELMTGRSPAPLAAMRAAGEEALAGR is encoded by the coding sequence ATGGAACGCGTGGCGGCAACTGACCCGCGCCGGGCGGCGGTCCTCGGCTCCCCCATCGCCCACTCGCTCTCCCCGGTGCTCCACCGGGCCGCCTACGCGGCGCTCGGTCTGACCGGCTGGTCCTACGACCGGTTCGAGGTGGCGGAGGCGGACCTGGAGGGCTTCCTCCGGGGACTGGACGCGAGCTGGGCCGGACTGTCGCTGACCATGCCGCTGAAACGGGCGGTCATCCCGCTGCTCGACGGGATCAGCGACACCGCCGCAGCGGTCGAGGCCGTCAACACGGTCGTCATCGCCGAGGACGGCCGGCGCACCGGCGACAACACCGACATCCCCGGGATGGTCGCGGCCCTGCGCGAGCGCGGGGTGGCGGAGGTCGACCACGCGGCCGTGCTGGGTGCGGGGGCCACCGCCTCCTCGGCGCTCGCCGCGCTCGGCCGGATCTGCACCGGACCCGTCACCGCGTATGTGCGCAGCCGGGCCCGGGCCGAGGAGATGCGGGGGTGGGGCGAACGGCTCGGTGTGGAGGTGCACGCCGCCGACTGGGCGGAGGCGGCGCACGCCCTCGACGCTCCACTGGTCGTCTCCACCACCCCGGCCGGGGCGACGGACATCCTGGTCCCGTACGTCCCGGAGCGTCCCGGAACCCTCTTCGACGTGCTCTACGACCCCTGGCCCACTCCGCTGGCCGCGGCATGGACCGGACAGGGCGGCTCGCTGGTCGGCGGACTCGACCTGCTCGTGCACCAGGCCGTCTTCCAGGTCGAGCTGATGACCGGGCGCTCGCCGGCCCCGCTGGCGGCGATGCGCGCCGCCGGCGAGGAAGCCCTCGCCGGGCGCTGA